From Pirellulales bacterium:
TAGTGGTCATCACCTCCTGCTACGAAGTCTCGCCAGCTAGCGGATTAAGCTGGCGGAAGAGGATTTCTACAGAGCAGGTCATTATTGGCTTGCCGGAGATAGCTGACGCGGCGAAATTCTCTCTGCGATGTTCTCGGCAAGCGCGTTGAGAAAATCGCCATCGTGCGCCGCGGCGAATGTAAGCTGCCCGACGCGAAGGTCGTGAGTTCCTACTTCGCCGCGGCTCTGGCGCGGGTGCGGGCGCCTTTTTTAGCGCTTGCGACGCGGGCTTTTTTCGGCCGGGCTGCAGCGGCCTGACCACCCAGACGCCCCCCCTTTTTTGCCGGTGACTTGTCGGTGCGCTTGCCCATTCCGCTGCCACCGGGCATTTTGCCGCCATGATCCATCTTATTGACTGTAGCCCAAGCACGACGTTCGGCCTCCTTTTCGCCCACACCACGGGCTTCGTAGCCCTCTTCGATGTGCGAGGCTCGGCGTTTCTGCTTGTCGGTGTATTTTGATTTTGCGCCGCGGGGCATATCGCACCTCCACGAGGAATCGTCTCTTGGAAACTACGTCGACAGACTTCCCTGGATCGCCCGTCGCCAGGGAAGGCGTAGCGAAAGTCATGCCAGATGGGGCTCAAATTCCGCGAACATTGCACCCCCAGATTAAACCAGCGGCGGCAACGTCGAGATCAAGAACTGCGTCTGCGTAAGCCCTAGAAAAATAATGGCCCGTAGCACGCCGCCGGATTTTCCGACGGAACGCTGCGGGCCAGGTCGCTTTGCGCACTCAGAGCATTACCAAGTCGCGACTAATTGCGATTATCGTTCGAATCGCGATCGTCATCACGATTGTCCTGCCGATTCTGGTCACGATTCCCGTCGCGACTGTTGTCACGCTGATCGGCACGCTGTGCCGTACGCCGATCATTGAAGTCGGCACTGTCGCCTAGCGTCACGCTGACGTCTTTTTTCCGGCCGTCATGACGTACGCGGAGAGTAACTTTGTCATTGAACTGTTTGTGACTCAATTGCCGCATCACGTCGCGGACTGAATCCACGTCGTGATTGTCGATCGCTAGGATCTCGTCACCCCGCTGCACTCCGGCCGACGCGGCGGGGCCGTCGTTGATGACGCGGGCGACTGTCAAATTGCCGTCGTTATCTTCTTCGAGCGTTACGCCCAGGGCCGGATGATGCTCGTTGATCGACCAGCGTTGGTAGCCAGTCCGTCCGCGATTGTTGGCTTGGCGGGCGTCGCTGCGAAAGCGGCCATCGCGCTCTTGATAGCCATTCTGGCGAGGCATCTGGTGAGCCAGGTCCTGGGCAGAAACGAGATGCGACTTGATGGTTTGATCCTGTCCGTCGCGTCGGATCCTGAGCGTGACGCGATCGCCTGCCCGGTGATCACGAAGTTGTTCGCGGAGGGCGTCCCGGCTCGACACCTTATGGTCGTCGATTGCCAGGATTTCGTCACCGGAACGCAGTCCGGCCTTGTCGGCGGGACTGGCGGACCAGACTTCGCTGATGACAAGCGCGTCGCGATCGTTGGAAAGATCCACGCCCAAAAGGCCTCGACCAGAATTGTCGCCAACGTCGTCCTGACGCTGCGAGTCGTAGTTGTTACGGCGTTCGTTCGATTCACGACGGGTGAACTGTCGTTCGTCGCCATAAACTCGTTCGCGTGGGGCGAACGTCACGTCGATCGATTTGTCCCGACCATCCCGCGAGACACTGATCGTCCCGCGCTCGCCCGGAGTGACGCGATTAATGCAGCGGACCACATCCCGATAGGAATTCACCGGGCTGTCGTTGATCTTGGTGATGCGATCCCCTTCTTGCAGTCCCGCTTGTTCGGCCGGGCTATCGGGCAGGATATCGCGAATGCGGATCCCTTGTCCGTCGCGCTCGCTAAGCATGATGCCCAACGCGGCATGTTCAGCCCCGCGATATTGAGTTTCGTCGTCATCGCGATCGGCTTGCCGTTGTCGATCGCTATCCTGGCGGTCTTGCTGCGCATTGTTTTGCTGGGCGTCCGCTTGTTGAGCATCGCGTGATTGGTCGTCGCGCGCTGCGACAGGTGCTGCGGCGGCGCACCATAGAACCGCCAACGCGGACGCGCCCGCCACAGTTGTGAGAACTTGTCGAAACATCATGCACTCCTTTTCCAAAAAAGCGACACAGGGGGTAAGATCGCACAGTCATGCGTCAGTCGCGCTCGCGACCGGGAGGAACCTCACGCGCAGAAAAAAAGTCGTGCGAGGATCTGGAAAGTTAAAAAATATCGATGCTGTGACATTTCAGCGGAAAGAGCCGCCTGCTCTCTTTGACGCCAACAAGGTCAAAGGCTGTCCAACGTTGTGCCCGCACGGCATGTATTATTTGTGTGCCGTATGAGCAGCTTCTTTGGCGAATTTATCAGGGGCCTGATCGAACTTTTGTTTGCAGCCCACGCTGCAAAAAAGAAATGTCTGGCCGCCGTATTCGCTCTTTGCGACGGCATTGCCGGACTTTACGTCCATGCCGCAAACGGGATCCTTTGCCATTTCAATTCTCCTTTTTCCAAGTGAAGACGTGGCGAGTTTGCGCTCCCGGCTGAGAATGTCCGGGTCGATGAGCTTGTCACTGGCCTCACCATTGCAACTCGCGTTCCGATCGCGCGCGCCATGACAGTCATGTCATTTGTGCCTGCTACTCAGCATGCGATGACCGATCCGGAACGTCCGCGCGTGCAACCACAGCGCCATCTTGTGTCTGCAATGCTGGCAGTCGCGAATCGTCGCGAATCAAATCTGTAATGAATTGCGCGACCACATTTGCAACGGCCGCAACCCCGCGACTTATGTGTCGCGAAGTACATCCTCGCCCACGCTTCCTGCGGCGGCGGAAAAGCCCACAGCAAGCGCCGGGTAGCCCCATTGTATTTCGTCGATTGCGCGATTCCCTCGGGGTACAGACTCGGCGGGCGAGGTGTTTTATGCGCGATTGAGTCGGATCGATAAACCTTGAATAGGGGGCAAGTCCGAACCTGCCAAGTAAGACGACCGTCGAAATTCGACGAAGCTCGATCGTACTCGCTCTGACCAGCAATCTAGCGGCCGATCATTGAGTTGCGTATCGGAGTCGCCGTGGAGGATGCGGCTCCAGGCATGCCAGACGCCGACAACAGACAAAAAAGGCACCCGCGGGGCTCGCCGCGTGTGCCGGTAGCAGGCCGTTGGTTGAACGTATCCGCTCACCAGGGCTTGAGCTTCCAACCCAGGACGAAGCCCATGCCCAAGCACCACAGCGCGACAACCTCGGGTCGTTCGCGGGCGTACTCACGGGCATGGGCGACCAAGTCTTCAGCCGGTCGGCTGACGACGGACGTGGCGCTCCTGCCGTGGGTACCAGATCCCTCGTGATGGGAGGCGCGCGGCGAAGCGTGCTGCGTATTGTGATGATCGTCTGTGGTCGATCTTGCTTTGCGAACCATAAGTCTTGTTCCTTCCAAGAAAGAAATGAAGAATTCCTTGCGAATGCGCAGATGCGACGGCGTATGCGCCGAATCATGCGCGTCTTGGCCCATTAACGCTTGCGTAGGACCAATCCAGCGATGACGCCCGCGAGCAAGCCTGCACCGAAGGCCAACACAACCGATTCGGCAGGGCGGGTACGCACCATGTCTTCCACGTCCGAATAGCGCTCGCGCATTCTATTCGCGGAATCGGCATAGGCGTCTTGCACGGACGAGACGGCGCCGTTGGCGTATCGACGAGCCGTTTCGGCGGCATGCGACAATGTCGACGACCCATCGGCCGTCAGTTCTTCGAGAAAATCTTGCACCGACTCGCGGGTCTCGCCCGTCTTGCGTTGGATGAGGCCCACCAAACGATCGACATCGCCATTGAAACGGCGCAGGTCATCGCTGGTGAGTTCTCCCCAGTGTTGCTTGAGTGTTCCTTTGAATTCACTCCATTGTCCCTGTAGTATTTCTGCGTTGATCATTGCGATCTCCTTTGAAATAAGCCTTTGTGACTCCGTTTGTCGTTCCCGATAATTGTGAACAGCTGAGTGGGCTGCGAATCGAGAATCCCCTCACCTGTCTAAAGAGTTGCCCTAGACTTTCTCGATTGGTGGAGACATTTGCATATTCCGTGCCACCCAGCGAGAGACAGCAGGACCTGGGCGGGAAAGTTGCCTGCAGGCGCTGTATTGGCAAGATTTAAAAGAGTCTGGCTGCGTTACGTCGAGTTCAATTAGCGGAGCACTAGCAATGACTCGCACGCGGCCAATCCGCTCGGCAATCGGTCACACGCCAGGGGCGTAGGGCTAAAGAGTCCCGATTTCCCTCGGCTGAAACGATGCTGCGCGCCTTGGCACACGCATTGCAATCACTTGAAGATGTGTCGAAGCCAAAGGCTGAGCACACCGCAGTTCGTTGGTGACATTATTAGAAAAACATTCGACGGAGAACTCCGATGAACTGGGATCAAGTGAAAGGGAACTGGACGCAATTTCGCGGCAAGGTGAAAGAAAAGTGGGGTCAATTGACCGATGATGATCTCGACGTGATCAACGGCAAACGAGAGCAGTTGGCCGGCAAATTGCAAGCGAGATACGGTTACGCTAAGGAGCATGCCGAGAAAGAAGTGGACGAGTTCTGCCGCTCGGCTTGATGAGAAGAGAAGCCCTCCCTTTCTGACAGGGATCCGATGGATGCAGGGAATTGATGCCCGGTCCCCTCGCCATTCTCTCCCTGCCGGAAGGGGAGTTTGAAAATTGAAGCGCGCTTTGGGCGTGAGATAACGCCCGGGGCTAAAAACGGCCGCTGATGTGTGCTCCACGCAGGCGGCCGTTTTGCTGCGCATTGCAGTGCTGCTCGATGTGCTTTTTTGCGGCGACGCGATAACCAGCTTCCCAAGCAGAGGTCGCGTGTCTCGCCGAATTCCTCGGAGTCGTTGGCTGCTGCTTCCATATCTCAAAACCAATGGCACTGGCATGCAATGTGCATTCATCTCCTTGCAGTGCCCTTTTAGCCGGCAAGCAAATATCACAACCCCCCGCAGTTAGTTTTTCAAGGAGCCCTGTCATGTTGTACTGGACACTAGTTTTTCTGGTGGTTGCCATGGTGGCGGCCGTATTCGGATTTACCGGCATTTATATTGCCGCGGCTGAAATCGCCAAGGTGTTATTCGTGATCTTCTTGGTGCTGTTCATTGTCAGCCTGGTGGCGGGTGGCTTGAATCGCCGACCGCTGGCGTGACCTGCTCGGCGGTGACCTGCCGAAAGGCGAGTGCCGAACACAGGCCCAGGGTCGATGTTCAGAACGTCGATGCTTGGGCCTGCTTTTTGCGCGGAACTCTCCTTTTTTGTGCCGGCAGCTGATGTGCGCGTTTCAAACTTCCGGAACGGCGGGAGTGGACAAAGGTGTGTCGAGGGGGCTAGCCTCTCGCGAGATTTCCGTAAGCTCTTGCTTGGCGCGCTGCAATTCTTCATCCGTGCGATTTTCCAGATCCACGAGGCTGGTGCGGGCTTCGGTGATGGCACGAAGCAGCTCATCGAGTTTGACTTGCATTGCCATCGCGTCGCGGTTTTGCGTATTCTGGATCAAAAACACCATCAGAAATGTGACGATAGTTGTGCCTGTATTGATTACGAGTTGCCAAGTGTCTGAGAAGCCGAACAAGGGTCCCGTTCCTCCCCACGCCACCACGACGAAAAGTGCAATCAAGAAAGCCCAGTTGGAGCCGAGCTTGTCGGCAATGTTGCGCGAAAATCGGCGAAATGAATCCTGCATATGCCTTCACTTTCGATTGAGAAGAGTTCGCATGGAGCTTGTGCAGCTAGTCCGCCCGACATGGCAGGAGCACTTTGAGTGCCGCGGCACGGAGGCTCAGTGCTTGACAGCGAACCTGGCGGTGGCCGGATGCGAGTCACCCCGAAAGGCATCCGGCCATTGGTATAACTCCTAGCCAAACATAGGATTATTCCACGAGTCGCAAAGCGGATGACCGATTGTTGCCTACCATCTTAAAACCGAGCGTTTCTTAGGATCCTGGTCTAACCAGTCTGTAAAACTCGATGATTGGAATCGTAGACGAACTCGGTGCGCCGTCGCAAGGTGCGCTGAAACTTCCCAATGGCGACATTCGATGGTGCCTTTGGGCGCCCCATCAAAAGCGGGTATCGCTGGCGCTATGGCATGACGGCCGCCGGGTAGTGCATCCCATGCACAGTCATGCAACGGGCCACTTTTTCTGGGAAGAGCGCGATGCTATGGACGGGCAACGCTACGCCTACCTGGTGGGGGATGACACGCGCGAGTTACCCGACCCGGCGTCGCGCTGGCAGCCCGATGGCGTTAACAAGCCGTCGGCCGTATTTGATCCGAATTCCTTTCGATGGACCGACGCGGGCTGGCGTGGCGTCAAACCCGAGGCGCTGGTCATCTATGAGCTGCACGTGGGCACATTTACGCCGGAGGGGACATTCGACGCTATCATCGGGCGATTGCCCGCGCTTATCGATCTCGGCATCACGGCCATCGAAATAATGCCGATCGCGCAATTCTCCGGAGCGCGCAATTGGGGTTACGATGGCGTCCACCCGTACGCCGCGCAAAACACATACGGCGGTCCGCAGGGGCTGCAACGACTGGTCGATGCGGCACATCATGCGGGAATGGCCGTGTTGCTCGACGTGGTCTACAACCATGTGGGGCCCGAGGGGAATTATTTGGGGACCTTCGGCCCCTACTTCACCGATAGATATCACACGCCGTGGGGGCAGGCTCTGAATTATGACGGGCAGGATAGCGATCCCGTTCGCAAGCTGGCCCTCGATAACGCGGCCATGTGGATTCGTGACTTTCATCTTGATGGGCTGCGCCTGGACGCTGTGCAGACCATCTATGATACGAGCGCGCTGCATATTCTGGCCGAACTACAGCAAACGGTGCAGCAGATCGCCGACGCTCAAGATCGACGGGTCGTGGTGATTGCCGAGACAAACCAGAACGACGTGCGGCTGGTCGCGCCGCGCGTGCAGGGAGGATACGGCCTCGATGCCCTTTGGAGCGATGATTTTCATCATTGCGTCCACACGCTGCTAACGGGCGAGAACGATGGATACTACGCCGACTTTGGCCAGCCCGAGCAGCTTGCCAAAGCCCTGCGCGAGGTATTTGTCTATGACGGCCGGTACAGTCCGTTTCATCGACGGCGACAGGGAAATCGCGTCGGCGAAACGCCGCGCGAGAAATTTGTATTCTGCGTGCAGAATCACGATCAGGTCGGCAATCGGGCCTTGGGAGATCGGCTGGCAAGTTCGTTGTCACCGGCGCAGCAACGGTTGGCGGCGGCTTTGTTGCTGCTCGCGCCCGCGGTTCCCCTCATGTTTATGGGAGAGGAATATGGCGAGACGCATCCCTTTCCGTTCTTTTGTTCATTTGCCGATCCGCGGCTGATCGAAGCGGTGCGTCGCGGTCGACGCGCGGAGCTTGCTTCGGTGCGGTTTCGCTGGCAAAGCGACCCCCCCGACCCGCAGGCGACCACCACCTATACCAGCACCAAGCTCACCTGGGACTGGGCAAACGATCAGCACCGTGCGGGACTTCGCACGCTGTATCAGGATTTGCTCTGGGGACGTCGCACCTGGCCGGCGCTTTCGGAGCGCCACGTGAGCCGCGCCGAGATTATCCGCAACAGCACAGGGGACCCATGCTTGGTGTTTCAACTGGGCGCGGGGAGCGAGTTATTGGTATGGGCAAACCTGTCACCGCAGCACATCGACGTACCCGGTCAGCCATCCGAGCACGCGGCGATTCTCCTCTCGACGGCGGCAACGATGTATGGCGGCGAACGCGCATGGCTCGCTAAAATGGCAAGAATGGAACCATACGAATGCGTGGTCTGGGGCCCGGCGACCTACCCTAAAACTTCGCCGCTGCGCAGCAGTTCTTAAAGGCAGTTCAGCCGGTGCCGAGCAACTTGAGCCTTGGCCGCTACGACTTTGATGGCGGCGATGCCGGCTTCCGCTCAGCCGCGATGCCGTAACGCGCCGGCCCAACATGCCGGAGGCAAATCATCCTCGACTACTAGCGCATCTACTACCTCGTACCCTGGCACGAGCCGCCGGCAAGAATGGAAAAGGAACTGCTTGGCGTAAAAGGTGCCGACAACGCCCGATAGGACCACGATGCCCGTGCGACCGTCCCAGTCGAGTTCGATGCGCTGGCCCGTGGTTGGCATTCGTTGCAATAGCGAGGCCAGTATCTGCCCTTGCCAGGACTCTTCGCGTCCCTGCGGGCCGTGCGGCATCCTTACAATGCGTTTATTGTGGGAGGCGCGAGCGGCAGAGGAAACAGCGATCATTTAAAATGCGTCCTGGAGATCGGAAGGGAGGAGGGAACTTATGCGGCGAGTCGGTCTTTGACAGCAAATTTCGGACCGAGACGGGACAATCGTTACCGCCGCATCCATAGAAGCCGTCTTCCTCAGACTGTCGGCTTGAATTCCGCAGCGAGGGCGCTCGTCAGGGCACCTTTGCACCATCAGAGACATTGTTGCTTCATGGCGACGGCCGGCCTCGAGGCGACCAAACTGGCCGGACGATGCACAGGGGGATGTACACCCGCGGATCGTCCGGTCGCGCATCGGGCCAAGAATTGATCGACCGCGAACTGCGTTTCTCCCGTTTCAATGCCGGTGATTTTGTCCCGCGACCTTTTGCTAGCGTTCCGCGTGA
This genomic window contains:
- a CDS encoding CsbD family protein, translating into MNWDQVKGNWTQFRGKVKEKWGQLTDDDLDVINGKREQLAGKLQARYGYAKEHAEKEVDEFCRSA
- a CDS encoding CsbD family protein, encoding MINAEILQGQWSEFKGTLKQHWGELTSDDLRRFNGDVDRLVGLIQRKTGETRESVQDFLEELTADGSSTLSHAAETARRYANGAVSSVQDAYADSANRMRERYSDVEDMVRTRPAESVVLAFGAGLLAGVIAGLVLRKR
- a CDS encoding YHS domain-containing protein; its protein translation is MAKDPVCGMDVKSGNAVAKSEYGGQTFLFCSVGCKQKFDQAPDKFAKEAAHTAHK
- the treZ gene encoding malto-oligosyltrehalose trehalohydrolase, whose amino-acid sequence is MIGIVDELGAPSQGALKLPNGDIRWCLWAPHQKRVSLALWHDGRRVVHPMHSHATGHFFWEERDAMDGQRYAYLVGDDTRELPDPASRWQPDGVNKPSAVFDPNSFRWTDAGWRGVKPEALVIYELHVGTFTPEGTFDAIIGRLPALIDLGITAIEIMPIAQFSGARNWGYDGVHPYAAQNTYGGPQGLQRLVDAAHHAGMAVLLDVVYNHVGPEGNYLGTFGPYFTDRYHTPWGQALNYDGQDSDPVRKLALDNAAMWIRDFHLDGLRLDAVQTIYDTSALHILAELQQTVQQIADAQDRRVVVIAETNQNDVRLVAPRVQGGYGLDALWSDDFHHCVHTLLTGENDGYYADFGQPEQLAKALREVFVYDGRYSPFHRRRQGNRVGETPREKFVFCVQNHDQVGNRALGDRLASSLSPAQQRLAAALLLLAPAVPLMFMGEEYGETHPFPFFCSFADPRLIEAVRRGRRAELASVRFRWQSDPPDPQATTTYTSTKLTWDWANDQHRAGLRTLYQDLLWGRRTWPALSERHVSRAEIIRNSTGDPCLVFQLGAGSELLVWANLSPQHIDVPGQPSEHAAILLSTAATMYGGERAWLAKMARMEPYECVVWGPATYPKTSPLRSSS
- a CDS encoding low affinity iron permease family protein, with amino-acid sequence MQDSFRRFSRNIADKLGSNWAFLIALFVVVAWGGTGPLFGFSDTWQLVINTGTTIVTFLMVFLIQNTQNRDAMAMQVKLDELLRAITEARTSLVDLENRTDEELQRAKQELTEISREASPLDTPLSTPAVPEV
- a CDS encoding PDZ domain-containing protein, producing the protein MFRQVLTTVAGASALAVLWCAAAAPVAARDDQSRDAQQADAQQNNAQQDRQDSDRQRQADRDDDETQYRGAEHAALGIMLSERDGQGIRIRDILPDSPAEQAGLQEGDRITKINDSPVNSYRDVVRCINRVTPGERGTISVSRDGRDKSIDVTFAPRERVYGDERQFTRRESNERRNNYDSQRQDDVGDNSGRGLLGVDLSNDRDALVISEVWSASPADKAGLRSGDEILAIDDHKVSSRDALREQLRDHRAGDRVTLRIRRDGQDQTIKSHLVSAQDLAHQMPRQNGYQERDGRFRSDARQANNRGRTGYQRWSINEHHPALGVTLEEDNDGNLTVARVINDGPAASAGVQRGDEILAIDNHDVDSVRDVMRQLSHKQFNDKVTLRVRHDGRKKDVSVTLGDSADFNDRRTAQRADQRDNSRDGNRDQNRQDNRDDDRDSNDNRN
- a CDS encoding DUF1328 domain-containing protein — encoded protein: MLYWTLVFLVVAMVAAVFGFTGIYIAAAEIAKVLFVIFLVLFIVSLVAGGLNRRPLA